In Arachis hypogaea cultivar Tifrunner chromosome 17, arahy.Tifrunner.gnm2.J5K5, whole genome shotgun sequence, a single window of DNA contains:
- the LOC112764415 gene encoding transcription initiation factor TFIID subunit 4b isoform X1 — METPSQCENQEETPLQRREICDLIHDALFWRLAAISSINAFLPAAISSIKVSCSTVLCSVKLLLLHLGPKEDSRVSEATRRAVQEEAERLILQKIPLQKILFEIMFKYGLKGVNNDVERCLSLCVEERMRGLISNLIRMSKQRVDFEKTRHQTVVTSNV; from the exons ATGGAAACTCCATCACAATGTGAGAACCAAGAAGAAACTCCATTGCAGCGGCGTGAGATCTGCGATCTCATCCATGACGCTCTCTTCTGGCGACTGGCGGCAATCTCCTCAATCAACGCTTTTCTTCCAGCTGCGATCTCCTCCATCAAAGTTTCCTGCTCCACTGTGTTGTGCTCTGTGAAGCTTCTCCTTCTCCATCTTG GTCCCAAGGAGGACAGTCGGGTTTCAGAAGCAACTCGAAGAGCTGTGCAAGAAGAAGCGGAAAGGCTAATTTTGCAGAAAATTCCactccagaaaattttgtttgaGATTA TGTTTAAGTATGGCTTGAAGGGTGTGAACAATGATGTGGAGAGATGCTTGTCACTG TGTGTGGAGGAAAGAATGCGTGGACTGATAAGTAACCTGATTAGAATGTCAAAACAG CGGGTTGATTTTGAGAAGACAAGACATCAGACTGTTGTCACCTCAAATGTTTAG